A region from the Achromobacter seleniivolatilans genome encodes:
- a CDS encoding mechanosensitive ion channel domain-containing protein: MAAAPFQAQQPAASASALTPAALADLLDNPEARQALVDELRAQASGTKPAPSRSPGAVDATVQPAAPGLQERMADGVQRFLTGVAADMGQGVDDMRALAAGRSLRMDSSAAGNALLPLMLAAVATIIAFLVLRMIAMRIYTRIDRWVAEHGSEFKAPPTRGAPASIRVLYRRAGAIVGALAIDVGVVLLAAMAGGAAALWSTPGRGALDTLAAVFLQAFVAVEIVKVLVRTVFAVRHPHLRLLPMSDDLAKYWNAWLVRIVAALGYGTLLVDPVMSASLSPALGRLASMVIMLAVYVYAVRVIWQNRHSVREHLNRRAADAATFMGSRLHFLSRVWHVLGIGYFTILLVVSQIDPTNALPFMARATAQTLAVIGVGSLLILLLNTVLAKPIQLPDDLRRRLPLLEARVNAYVPAILKVVGWVVRIVVVLLILDAWHAFDLSRWLASDAGGAAIKVALNIGIVLLIAALAWTVIASIIEHRLSQSEGRGMPSARERTLLALFRNAALIVIVTMTLMVLLSQIGIDVGPLIAGAGVVGLAIGFGAQKLVQDIITGVFIQLENGMNENDVVQVAGVFGTVERMTIRSVGIRTLDGGYHLVPFSSVDVVANHMRDFSYHLGEYTIAHRESVDDAIDHMRAAFAELMTDTVLGPEILEEITVAGVTAVNDRGVTIRILIKTTPGMQWAVQRGYNRLLKKHFDAAGIELPYPHTVVYFGQDKRGYAPAANVAVQTERPDEGEDARAAGHTRRRLKPEASGDDSAEVLGNELEAREESDAEAEAQADKDTRRA, from the coding sequence ATGGCGGCTGCGCCCTTCCAAGCGCAGCAACCAGCCGCTTCGGCTTCCGCGCTGACCCCGGCTGCGCTGGCCGACCTGCTGGACAACCCCGAGGCGCGTCAGGCGCTGGTGGATGAGCTGCGTGCGCAGGCGTCTGGAACCAAACCGGCCCCGTCGCGCTCGCCGGGCGCTGTGGATGCGACCGTGCAACCGGCGGCTCCCGGCTTGCAGGAACGCATGGCTGATGGCGTTCAGCGTTTTCTGACCGGCGTGGCCGCCGACATGGGCCAGGGCGTGGACGACATGCGCGCGCTGGCCGCGGGACGCAGCCTGCGGATGGATAGCAGCGCCGCAGGCAATGCCTTGCTGCCCCTGATGCTGGCTGCTGTGGCGACGATCATCGCCTTCCTCGTGCTGCGGATGATCGCCATGCGCATCTACACCCGAATCGACCGCTGGGTGGCCGAGCACGGCTCTGAGTTCAAAGCGCCGCCGACACGCGGCGCACCAGCCTCGATACGCGTGTTGTACCGCCGCGCAGGGGCCATCGTGGGGGCGCTGGCCATTGATGTGGGCGTGGTGCTGCTTGCCGCCATGGCGGGCGGCGCGGCAGCGCTGTGGAGTACGCCCGGCCGTGGCGCCCTGGATACGCTGGCTGCCGTGTTCTTGCAGGCTTTCGTTGCCGTTGAGATCGTGAAGGTGCTGGTTCGCACGGTGTTCGCTGTACGGCATCCCCACCTGCGTCTTTTGCCCATGTCTGACGATCTGGCCAAATATTGGAACGCCTGGCTGGTGCGCATTGTCGCGGCGTTGGGCTACGGTACGCTGCTGGTCGATCCGGTGATGTCGGCGTCGCTGTCGCCCGCGCTGGGGCGGCTGGCCAGCATGGTCATCATGCTGGCGGTGTATGTGTACGCGGTGCGCGTCATCTGGCAGAACCGCCACTCGGTGCGCGAACACCTGAACCGCCGCGCCGCTGATGCGGCGACGTTCATGGGCTCGCGGCTGCATTTTCTATCGCGTGTGTGGCATGTTCTGGGCATCGGGTACTTCACCATCCTGCTGGTGGTCAGCCAGATCGACCCGACCAACGCATTGCCCTTCATGGCGCGCGCCACCGCCCAAACCTTGGCTGTCATCGGCGTGGGCAGCCTGCTGATCCTGTTGCTCAACACCGTGTTGGCCAAGCCCATCCAATTGCCGGATGACCTGCGGCGCCGTCTGCCGCTGCTGGAGGCGCGCGTGAACGCTTACGTGCCAGCCATCTTGAAAGTGGTTGGCTGGGTCGTTCGTATTGTTGTCGTGCTGCTGATTCTGGATGCCTGGCATGCCTTTGACCTGTCGCGCTGGCTCGCTTCGGATGCGGGCGGCGCGGCCATCAAGGTGGCGTTGAATATTGGCATCGTGTTGCTGATCGCCGCGCTGGCCTGGACCGTGATTGCCAGCATCATCGAACACCGCCTGAGCCAGAGCGAAGGGCGGGGCATGCCCAGTGCGCGTGAACGCACGCTGCTCGCGCTGTTTCGCAATGCCGCGCTGATTGTCATCGTGACGATGACATTGATGGTGCTGCTGTCGCAGATAGGCATCGATGTGGGGCCGCTGATCGCTGGCGCTGGCGTGGTGGGCTTGGCCATCGGCTTTGGCGCGCAGAAGCTGGTCCAGGACATCATCACTGGCGTCTTCATCCAGCTTGAGAACGGCATGAATGAAAACGACGTGGTGCAAGTCGCGGGCGTGTTCGGCACGGTAGAGCGAATGACGATACGGTCTGTGGGTATACGCACCCTGGACGGCGGCTATCACCTGGTGCCGTTCTCATCGGTGGACGTGGTGGCCAACCACATGCGTGACTTCTCTTATCACCTGGGCGAGTACACCATTGCGCACCGCGAAAGCGTCGACGATGCCATCGACCATATGCGTGCCGCCTTCGCGGAGCTGATGACCGATACGGTGCTGGGGCCCGAGATCCTGGAAGAGATCACGGTTGCTGGTGTCACGGCGGTCAACGACCGTGGCGTGACCATCCGGATTCTGATCAAGACCACACCGGGCATGCAGTGGGCTGTTCAGCGCGGCTACAACCGCCTCCTTAAAAAGCACTTCGATGCAGCGGGTATCGAGCTGCCGTACCCGCATACGGTGGTCTATTTCGGGCAGGACAAGCGGGGGTACGCGCCTGCTGCCAATGTGGCCGTGCAGACCGAGCGGCCCGACGAGGGCGAAGATGCCCGCGCCGCAGGACACACCCGCCGCCGCTTGAAACCGGAAGCCAGCGGCGATGACTCGGCCGAGGTGCTGGGCAACGAGCTTGAAGCGCGCGAGGAATCTGATGCGGAGGCGGAGGCGCAAGCAGATAAAGATACGCGGCGCGCGTAG
- a CDS encoding autotransporter outer membrane beta-barrel domain-containing protein produces MSFIPKRSTVHIAAALSKSDRQSHGMSVSASSRSIGYLLAAGISCLAPNLAASAQLRINGTTGVVAAQSIIETGTTAGTNGHAVLATNSGTVTNSGPITITTGGSTAYGVFVQTGASAFFDNATVTTTGATAYGLDAYNAGSEIRLTDSTVSTSGRGSNGVRAVGAGTINLTDVTVSTTGNGSYGIQSSGANSRVNAEGVAVQTTGTTEGANSSVGAIAEGGGTLVLAHSSSNATSITTTGAQASGLWAQTAGALIATGDDRLLEVRTAGANAHGAFAHGAGSSMSLTNVDIVTQGDGSQGVHADIGASITLSGDMQASRVTTTGTDSAGVWAENTNASLYLGNTDVATSGMRAIGAGVANGARLEINGGSVLTTGEGAIGAMNNGGTAVIARSANGSGTVIGTRGESSHGINVIANGDTRADGATISTLGDLAAGARAAAGGSLTLTNSTIVTEGSRGYGMTAIDPGSVIQANNVQVTTTGDHLGAIAAAGVVSEFGANVAIGGDSSVTTKGTRAIGLLSQVGGDNNQPDTVLTFNGGSAANSVTTLGEMAHGAMVCSRTAGSPDCTAPLGNDIAGAGARASMDINGVSLSTQGSSAYGLVAFGQSATLSAQHVRVDTAGLDAHASVVRNGGQVSISDSTLTATGANAAAVFMTGPADVNGTATLSNVILSAAQGASVAVDGGTADLSLLNSKAQVNDGRWLTVGNGQVADASVLTATLDASIVKGAATTAVGSTSNVILSNGTDWEMTANSNVSNLTNNDSQIRFSAPSGVPALASSYKTLTVANYAGNGGDIGLNTYLGADGAPSDRLVVDGGAASGDTGLRIANTGGPGAHTLVNGIQVVEAANGGITAAGAFTLRNRVVAGPYEYRLIRGSRDDSDEQGWYLRSEQEVKPPVESTPEASPDKPDVSVTRPLYRPETAAYLANQQQAIGMFVHSLHDRLGEPQWLQAGKQNGQEERRGSAWMRVVAKTADATSRHKDFGAKSDSSLIQGGGDIARWNIGGEHARLHLGGMLGYGEARSDASATGNSAKARGKTEGWNVGAYGTWYQNDENKLGWYADAWATYGRFKNTVHGDSMPQVRYDSDVLTLSAETGYALKVRQDSDWIVEPQAQMIFVRYGQDDVAESNGTRITDGNDRNGWMSRLGVRTHRTWETSSGKLIQPYLTLNWWHDNTSNALAFNGVTVGDLLPKNRYEAKAGVNAKLSSGWSVWGNVGHQLGSQSYSETTVRVGAKYTW; encoded by the coding sequence ATGAGCTTCATACCCAAACGCAGCACCGTCCACATTGCAGCGGCACTCAGTAAATCAGACCGCCAGTCACATGGCATGTCGGTATCCGCTTCAAGCCGGTCGATTGGATATCTACTTGCGGCCGGCATCTCATGCCTTGCCCCGAACCTGGCGGCTTCCGCCCAATTACGTATCAATGGAACAACCGGAGTCGTAGCGGCGCAATCGATTATTGAAACGGGCACGACAGCAGGAACCAACGGCCACGCCGTTCTCGCTACCAATAGCGGCACGGTGACGAACTCGGGTCCGATCACGATCACGACAGGCGGATCGACGGCATACGGCGTCTTTGTCCAAACGGGCGCTTCTGCTTTTTTCGATAATGCCACTGTCACAACCACCGGCGCGACCGCTTATGGCCTGGACGCCTACAACGCGGGCAGCGAGATCAGGCTGACAGACTCCACGGTGTCAACCTCGGGCCGTGGATCGAACGGCGTCAGAGCTGTGGGCGCCGGCACCATCAACCTGACCGACGTTACAGTTTCGACCACGGGCAACGGGTCGTATGGAATACAGTCCTCTGGCGCCAACTCTCGCGTCAATGCAGAAGGGGTCGCCGTTCAAACGACGGGAACGACTGAAGGCGCAAATTCGTCGGTAGGCGCTATTGCAGAGGGGGGAGGAACCCTGGTCCTTGCCCACTCATCAAGCAACGCAACATCCATCACGACCACCGGCGCACAAGCAAGCGGTTTGTGGGCGCAAACAGCAGGCGCGCTTATTGCGACGGGCGACGACAGGTTATTAGAGGTTCGGACTGCGGGTGCGAACGCTCATGGGGCATTCGCCCATGGCGCCGGCTCGTCAATGTCGTTGACCAACGTGGATATCGTGACCCAAGGCGATGGCTCCCAAGGCGTCCATGCCGATATTGGCGCAAGCATCACGCTGAGTGGCGATATGCAAGCCAGCCGGGTCACTACGACCGGCACGGATTCGGCGGGTGTTTGGGCAGAGAACACGAACGCGTCCTTGTACCTGGGCAACACCGATGTGGCGACAAGCGGCATGCGCGCGATCGGCGCTGGCGTGGCCAATGGCGCTCGGCTGGAAATCAATGGCGGCTCCGTCTTGACCACGGGCGAAGGCGCTATTGGCGCTATGAACAACGGCGGCACTGCTGTTATTGCGCGATCCGCCAATGGGTCGGGAACCGTCATCGGGACGCGCGGTGAGTCGTCACACGGCATCAATGTCATCGCCAACGGCGATACGCGTGCGGACGGAGCAACCATCAGTACGCTCGGTGACCTTGCTGCTGGCGCAAGAGCCGCTGCCGGCGGGTCTCTCACGCTTACAAACTCGACCATAGTCACCGAAGGGTCTCGCGGTTATGGAATGACCGCGATAGATCCTGGCTCGGTCATCCAAGCGAACAATGTGCAGGTCACGACAACCGGCGACCACCTCGGCGCTATCGCAGCGGCCGGAGTGGTCTCTGAATTTGGAGCCAACGTTGCAATCGGCGGCGACAGTAGCGTGACGACCAAAGGCACCCGCGCCATTGGTTTGCTCTCTCAGGTCGGCGGCGATAACAATCAGCCCGATACCGTCCTGACGTTCAACGGCGGCAGCGCTGCAAATAGCGTTACCACCTTGGGAGAAATGGCGCACGGCGCCATGGTGTGTTCGCGCACCGCGGGTTCCCCAGACTGTACGGCTCCGCTCGGCAATGACATCGCTGGCGCAGGCGCTCGCGCGTCGATGGATATCAACGGCGTCAGCCTGTCCACCCAGGGTTCATCGGCCTATGGACTGGTCGCGTTTGGGCAGTCAGCCACTCTCTCGGCCCAACATGTCCGCGTCGACACTGCTGGCCTGGATGCTCACGCAAGCGTCGTTCGGAATGGCGGCCAAGTCAGCATATCGGACAGCACCCTGACTGCAACCGGTGCAAACGCCGCTGCGGTCTTCATGACCGGCCCTGCCGATGTCAATGGAACGGCCACGCTAAGTAACGTCATTCTCAGTGCGGCGCAAGGCGCGTCAGTGGCGGTAGATGGCGGTACGGCAGACCTCAGTCTGCTCAATTCCAAGGCCCAGGTAAATGACGGACGGTGGCTCACGGTTGGAAACGGCCAAGTCGCTGATGCGTCGGTGCTGACCGCGACTCTGGACGCGTCTATCGTCAAAGGCGCCGCAACGACGGCCGTGGGCTCCACATCCAACGTGATACTGAGCAACGGCACGGATTGGGAGATGACGGCAAACTCCAACGTCAGCAACCTGACCAATAACGACAGTCAGATCCGCTTTTCCGCTCCTAGCGGCGTGCCTGCACTCGCATCGAGCTACAAGACGCTTACCGTTGCCAACTACGCCGGCAACGGCGGTGACATAGGCTTGAACACCTACCTGGGCGCAGATGGCGCCCCCTCTGACCGTCTGGTCGTCGACGGCGGCGCCGCCTCTGGCGACACGGGGTTGCGAATCGCCAATACTGGCGGCCCAGGTGCTCACACCCTTGTTAATGGAATTCAGGTCGTCGAAGCCGCGAACGGCGGCATCACGGCTGCGGGTGCGTTTACGCTGCGCAATCGGGTTGTTGCCGGGCCCTACGAATACCGCTTGATCCGCGGCAGCCGAGATGACTCGGATGAGCAAGGTTGGTACTTGCGATCGGAGCAAGAAGTGAAGCCGCCCGTCGAATCAACACCCGAGGCGTCCCCGGACAAGCCTGACGTATCGGTGACGCGACCGCTATACCGTCCCGAAACCGCCGCCTACCTGGCGAACCAGCAGCAGGCCATCGGCATGTTTGTTCACAGCCTGCACGATCGGCTCGGAGAGCCGCAATGGTTGCAAGCCGGCAAGCAGAACGGTCAAGAGGAGCGGCGCGGATCGGCCTGGATGCGCGTCGTTGCAAAGACTGCCGACGCAACCAGCCGCCACAAAGACTTCGGCGCAAAGAGCGACAGCTCGCTCATTCAAGGCGGCGGAGATATTGCACGCTGGAATATCGGTGGCGAGCATGCCCGATTGCACCTTGGCGGAATGCTCGGTTATGGCGAGGCCCGCAGCGACGCAAGCGCAACGGGAAATAGCGCGAAGGCGCGCGGCAAGACCGAAGGCTGGAACGTGGGTGCGTACGGCACGTGGTATCAAAACGACGAGAATAAGTTGGGCTGGTATGCAGACGCCTGGGCGACGTATGGCCGATTTAAAAATACGGTCCATGGCGACTCCATGCCACAAGTGCGCTACGACTCCGATGTGCTGACCTTGTCGGCCGAAACCGGCTATGCCTTGAAAGTCAGGCAGGATTCGGACTGGATTGTCGAGCCGCAGGCACAGATGATCTTCGTTCGCTACGGCCAGGACGATGTTGCCGAATCGAACGGCACCCGTATCACGGACGGCAACGATCGCAACGGTTGGATGTCCCGGCTGGGCGTGCGCACCCATCGCACTTGGGAGACCAGCTCCGGCAAACTCATACAGCCATACCTGACGTTGAATTGGTGGCACGACAACACAAGCAACGCCCTTGCATTCAACGGCGTGACGGTTGGAGATCTGCTTCCCAAGAACCGCTACGAAGCGAAAGCAGGGGTCAATGCCAAGTTGAGCAGCGGTTGGTCCGTTTGGGGCAACGTGGGGCACCAGTTGGGCAGTCAGAGCTATTCCGAGACGACCGTGCGAGTGGGCGCCAAGTACACCTGGTAG